The proteins below are encoded in one region of Mya arenaria isolate MELC-2E11 chromosome 15, ASM2691426v1:
- the LOC128219494 gene encoding monocarboxylate transporter 12-B-like, protein MTSPAPDGGWGWVVCAASFCMSVFTDGVAYSFGVINVELLEYFGSSRGSTAVIASLSTSVTFLIGPIVSMFVNKFGCRSVAISGALIIFGSHIISVFAPSLQFLYFSLGFLPGIGYGLIYLPSIVCVASYFDKRRAFASGIGVSGTGIGTFVFSPVTSLLVQNYTWRGAILVHAGLLLNCVACGLLFLPLQNHESDNVKDCLAIDSEQDNPVNSRGHFEESSPSRAAFTKSKYPTLVPFCDHTSNNSIDTNVPRPEIQGLLAYIDNNDTSTNDNICTSKQTSSYLSINDKGQSTCPCAYPIERCIASIKEQFDITIFKVAPFNLFMLSSFLYSLGYYVPYIYLPDTAIEFGINELEAAWLLSIVGITNTVARVLFGFLSDRKWVNRLFLYNTALVICGVSTTAAPFLTSFWSLVVYSTLFGVFSGVTVSLTSVLLADIVGIEKLSCAFGMTSFISGIAVLAGPPIAGWLFDISGSYLIPYVGAGVTIAASGAILFLIPLIDNNLCHITNKQTV, encoded by the exons ATGACGTCACCGGCTCCTGACGGGGGATGGGGATGGGTTGTGTGCGCTGCGTCTTTCTGCATGAGTGTCTTCACAGACGGAGTGGCTTATTCGTTCGGCGTCATCAATGTAGAGCTTCTCGAGTACTTCGGTTCGTCAAGGGGTAGCACTGCTGTCATCGCATCACTAAGCACAAGCGTTACCTTTCTTATAG GTCCAATAGTGTCCATGTTTGTCAACAAGTTTGGATGCAGATCGGTTGCCATATCCGGTGCTCTAATAATATTCGGCAGTCATATTATCAGTGTTTTCGCTCCTAGTTTGCAGTTCCTGTATTTTTCGTTAGGATTTCTTCCCG GTATTGGCTACGGGCTTATCTACCTTCCGTCTATTGTTTGTGTAGCGTCATACTTTGATAAACGACGAGCCTTTGCTTCCGGAATAGGGGTCAGTGGAACTGGAATAGGAACCTTTGTATTCAGTCCCGTTACTAGTCTACTTGTTCAAAACTACACCTGGCGAGGGGCGATTTTAGTGCATGCTGGACTGCTCCTCAACTGCGTCGCTTGTGGTCTTCTATTTTTACCTTTGCAGAATCATGAAAGCGATAACGTAAAGGATTGTTTAGCAATTGATTCCGAGCAAGACAATCCAGTCAATAGTCGTGGACATTTCGAAGAAAGCTCACCTAGTCGTGCCGCTTTTACCAAATCTAAGTATCCGACATTAGTGCCGTTCTGTGACCATACCTCGAATAATTCCATTGATACAAATGTCCCTCGACCAGAAATCCAAGGCCTTTTAGCATATATTGACAACAACGACACTTCCACaaatgacaacatttgtacaagCAAACAGACCAGTTCCTATCTGTCAATAAATGACAAGGGGCAATCCACGTGTCCATGTGCTTATCCAATCGAAAGATGTATTGCTAGTATCAAGGAACAATTTGACATTACTATATTCAAGGTTGCGCCATTTAACCTGTTTATGTTATCGTCGTTTCTGTACAGTCTCGGGTATTATGTTCCATACATATACCTTCCAGACACTGCAATTGAATTTG GTATTAACGAGCTGGAAGCTGCCTGGCTTCTCTCCATAGTTGGTATAACCAACACCGTTGCACGCGTCCTGTTTGGCTTCCTATCAGACCGGAAGTGGGTCAATCGGCTCTTCCTTTACAACACGGCTCTAGTTATCTGCGGCGTTTCCACTACGGCCGCACCTTTTCTGACGTCATTTTGGTCTCTTGTCGTGTACTCAACCTTATTTGGAGTGTTTAGTG GCGTTACTGTGTCGCTTACCTCTGTATTGCTGGCAGACATTGTCGGCATAGAGAAGCTGTCTTGCGCTTTCGGAATGACCAGCTTTATCTCGGGAATAGCTGTCCTCGCCGGTCCACCAATAGCTG GTTGGCTGTTCGACATCTCAGGAAGTTACTTGATTCCTTACGTTGGAGCAGGCGTTACTATAGCAGCAAGTGGTGCCATTTTATTTCTCATTCCTTTGATTGATAACAATCTATGCCACATCACTAATAAACAAACAGTGTAA